One Chloroflexota bacterium DNA segment encodes these proteins:
- a CDS encoding Fic family protein produces the protein MIFRTPELTEQELRVIARIDRVRDALRHQLPDQHNWVGLLRRVMLARAIQGSNSIEGYNVSLDDAVAAVAGEPPLDAEDGAWRAVVGYRDAMTYVLQLADDTHFAYDENLIRGLHYMMLSYALDKSPGRWRPGSVFVVDEATHEVVYTGPDAMDVPDLMHELVDELRAADQVPPMVKAAMAHLSLAMIHPFRDGNGRMARCLQTLVLAREGIVASPFVSIEEYLGANTGAYYRVLQEVGQGTWRPERDARPWIRFVLTAHYRQALTMIRRAEEAERRWTLLTREATRLKLPERSVPALFNAALQFRLRNADYREVAEVNEHIAGRDLGRLVASGLLGAKGERRGRYYVATARLLALDASIRTERKPVEDPFTTAMGETPSL, from the coding sequence ATGATCTTCCGCACCCCCGAACTCACGGAACAGGAGCTCCGCGTCATCGCGAGGATCGATCGGGTGCGCGACGCTCTGCGTCATCAACTCCCGGATCAGCACAACTGGGTCGGGCTATTGCGCCGCGTGATGCTCGCGCGTGCCATCCAGGGATCCAACAGCATCGAGGGCTACAACGTCAGCCTGGATGATGCCGTGGCGGCCGTCGCCGGCGAACCACCGCTCGATGCCGAGGATGGGGCATGGCGGGCCGTCGTCGGATATCGCGATGCGATGACCTATGTCCTGCAGCTGGCGGACGACACGCACTTCGCCTACGACGAGAACCTGATACGGGGACTCCACTACATGATGTTGAGCTACGCGCTCGACAAGAGCCCCGGGCGTTGGCGGCCGGGCTCCGTCTTCGTCGTGGACGAGGCTACGCACGAGGTCGTCTACACGGGTCCAGACGCGATGGACGTACCCGACCTCATGCATGAGCTCGTCGACGAACTTCGTGCCGCTGATCAGGTCCCCCCGATGGTCAAAGCCGCGATGGCGCATCTCAGCCTCGCGATGATCCATCCCTTTCGGGACGGAAACGGACGAATGGCGCGCTGCCTGCAGACGCTCGTTCTCGCTCGGGAGGGCATCGTCGCTTCGCCCTTCGTGAGCATCGAGGAATACCTCGGGGCCAACACCGGGGCGTACTACAGGGTGCTCCAGGAGGTCGGCCAGGGAACCTGGCGGCCGGAGCGCGATGCTCGCCCGTGGATTCGGTTTGTCCTGACGGCGCACTATCGACAGGCACTGACCATGATCCGACGAGCGGAAGAGGCGGAGCGTCGCTGGACGCTGCTCACCCGGGAGGCGACCCGGCTGAAGCTCCCCGAACGATCCGTGCCAGCGTTGTTCAACGCAGCGCTGCAGTTCAGGCTGAGGAACGCTGACTATCGGGAGGTGGCCGAGGTCAACGAGCACATCGCCGGCCGCGATCTGGGTCGTCTTGTCGCTTCCGGTTTGCTTGGTGCAAAGGGAGAGCGCCGCGGGCGATATTACGTCGCGACGGCCCGACTCCTGGCTCTCGATGCGTCGATCCGAACCGAGCGAAAACCCGTCGAGGACCCGTTCACGACCGCGATGGGCGAAACGCCGAGCCTCTGA
- a CDS encoding helix-turn-helix domain-containing protein, with the protein MVLADTPSAELVELLPKAFYSPSELADLASLSSSTILNYIHDGRLVAVRLSERTYRIPRKAVIRLLGLGAPAPVVVVAPSRTVEF; encoded by the coding sequence ATGGTCCTTGCCGACACGCCCTCCGCAGAGCTCGTTGAGCTTCTGCCAAAGGCCTTCTACTCTCCGAGCGAGTTGGCAGATCTCGCCTCACTCTCGAGCTCGACGATCTTGAACTACATTCACGATGGTCGGCTTGTCGCCGTGCGCCTGTCCGAGCGGACCTACCGAATCCCGCGGAAGGCCGTCATTCGATTGCTGGGGCTGGGAGCTCCGGCGCCCGTCGTCGTGGTGGCTCCGTCGCGAACCGTCGAGTTCTAG
- a CDS encoding HsdR family type I site-specific deoxyribonuclease — MSQLAESAVQAALVERLTRPDLGWRFVAGGSLDRPLDSVLVEADVIAALMRLNPAIAAQPDRVDEVLPKIRAAILSVANDGLIEANRHLIEWLRGQQTIRYLGTETFEPVRLIDFDHPRANSLVVSTEVTYHAGTEERRYDLVLWVNGLPLVVGETKTPISATTSWLNGALDIHSAYEVKTPGFFVPNVLSFATEGKELRYGAIREPAQDWLPWSRTTDPFGLPGMANVLRSVELLLRPELVLDILRTYTLFSRRSSSAGGYTEKIIPRYPQVEAVEAIVARVRDPRRRNGLVWHHQGSGKTMIMAFAAAKLRAQLDLDAPTILVVLDRLDLIEQIGSEFASVGLPGLRIAQTKEELRRLLREDTRGIIVTTIFRFADAGLLNERSNIVVMVDEAHRTQEGRLGLDLRGALPNARLIGLTGTPISTADRNTWTTFGDPDDPDGVLNHYSVERSIADGATLPIHIETRLVDFHIDRAALDEAFAELAEAEALDEREQGMLARRASRVDELMKTPARIEAVCADIVEHYRRKVEPLGLKAQVVAFDRELCVRYLAEINRHLRPGEEATVVMTSAKDDPAEWSVFDRERDEEVRIRDRFLDPADPLRFLIVTAKLLTGFDAPIEGVMYLDKPLRAHTLFQAVCRTNRRWTNPVTDQEKLYGLIVDYVGLGAELARAVAVKDRGGRKALPADVAELFALLAGWVADLISRFGGVDRRSSGYEQLMAAQERVATVDARAEFAEAFLRCEALFELLSPDLRLRAFEDDYRWLARVYASIQPVANADALLWHRLGAKTAELLADYVTDVVVGSGGLESVAIDAGTFEALRQLELFDASVVVGSLAPTVDDVLDTIEARLRRKLAGERTHPVWRTLSERLEELRRTRLEGAKDSVEFLKRLLELARQLVGAERAEADGRLDAFEVLDPDRGALTQILSEYAPPGTPAIIEHVVEEIDAIVRPVRGTGWQESQPGDREVRRQLRLVLRNNALPPAGELYDRAYAYIREHY, encoded by the coding sequence ATGAGTCAGCTCGCGGAGTCCGCCGTCCAGGCCGCCCTCGTCGAGCGCCTCACCCGACCCGATCTCGGCTGGCGCTTCGTCGCAGGCGGCAGCCTCGATCGACCGCTCGACTCCGTGCTCGTCGAGGCGGACGTCATCGCCGCGCTCATGCGCCTCAACCCGGCGATCGCCGCGCAGCCGGACCGGGTCGACGAGGTTCTGCCGAAGATCAGGGCGGCGATCCTGTCGGTCGCGAACGACGGGCTGATCGAGGCGAACCGCCACCTCATCGAGTGGTTGCGCGGCCAGCAGACGATCCGCTACCTCGGGACCGAGACGTTCGAGCCGGTCCGGCTCATCGATTTCGATCACCCGCGGGCGAATTCGCTCGTCGTCTCGACCGAGGTGACGTACCACGCCGGGACCGAGGAACGCCGCTACGACCTCGTCCTCTGGGTGAACGGCCTGCCGCTCGTGGTCGGCGAGACGAAGACGCCGATCAGCGCGACGACGTCGTGGCTCAACGGCGCGCTCGACATCCACAGCGCGTACGAGGTGAAGACCCCGGGCTTCTTCGTCCCGAACGTCCTCTCGTTCGCGACGGAGGGCAAGGAGCTCCGCTACGGGGCGATCCGCGAGCCGGCCCAGGACTGGCTCCCCTGGTCGCGGACGACCGATCCATTCGGCTTGCCGGGGATGGCGAACGTCCTCCGCTCGGTCGAGCTCCTCCTCCGCCCCGAGCTCGTCCTCGACATCCTCCGAACGTACACCCTCTTCTCCCGCCGCTCGTCCTCCGCCGGCGGCTACACCGAGAAGATCATCCCCCGCTACCCGCAGGTCGAAGCGGTCGAGGCGATCGTCGCCCGGGTCCGCGATCCACGCCGCCGCAACGGCCTCGTCTGGCATCACCAGGGCTCGGGCAAGACGATGATCATGGCCTTCGCCGCGGCCAAGCTCCGGGCGCAGCTCGATCTCGATGCGCCGACGATCCTCGTCGTCCTCGATCGGCTCGATCTCATCGAGCAGATCGGCTCCGAGTTCGCCTCGGTCGGCCTGCCCGGGTTGCGGATCGCGCAGACGAAGGAGGAGCTGCGGCGGCTCCTCCGCGAGGACACCCGCGGCATCATCGTCACGACGATCTTCCGGTTCGCCGATGCGGGCCTCCTCAACGAGCGCTCGAACATCGTCGTCATGGTCGACGAGGCCCACCGCACCCAGGAGGGCCGGCTCGGGCTCGACCTGCGCGGCGCGCTCCCGAATGCCCGGCTCATCGGCCTCACCGGGACCCCGATCTCGACGGCCGATCGCAACACCTGGACGACCTTCGGCGATCCCGACGATCCGGACGGCGTCCTCAATCACTACAGCGTCGAGCGTTCGATCGCCGACGGGGCGACGCTGCCGATCCACATCGAGACCCGGCTCGTCGACTTCCACATCGATCGGGCGGCGCTCGACGAGGCGTTCGCCGAGCTCGCCGAGGCGGAGGCGCTCGATGAGCGCGAGCAGGGGATGCTCGCCCGACGGGCGAGTCGGGTGGATGAGCTCATGAAGACCCCGGCCCGGATCGAGGCCGTCTGCGCCGACATCGTCGAGCACTACCGGCGCAAGGTCGAGCCGTTGGGCCTCAAGGCCCAGGTGGTCGCCTTCGATCGCGAGCTGTGCGTCCGCTACCTCGCCGAGATCAACCGCCACCTCCGGCCGGGCGAGGAGGCGACGGTCGTCATGACGAGCGCCAAGGACGACCCGGCCGAGTGGTCCGTCTTCGACCGCGAGCGCGACGAGGAGGTCCGCATCCGCGACCGGTTCCTCGATCCGGCCGATCCGCTCCGCTTCCTCATCGTCACCGCCAAGCTCCTCACCGGCTTCGACGCGCCGATCGAGGGGGTGATGTACCTCGACAAGCCGCTCCGCGCGCACACGCTGTTCCAGGCGGTCTGCCGGACGAACCGCCGCTGGACGAACCCGGTCACCGATCAGGAGAAGCTGTACGGGCTCATCGTCGACTACGTCGGTCTCGGCGCCGAGCTCGCCCGGGCGGTCGCCGTCAAGGATCGCGGCGGACGGAAGGCGCTCCCGGCCGATGTCGCGGAGCTCTTCGCGCTCCTCGCCGGCTGGGTCGCCGATCTCATTTCGCGGTTCGGTGGCGTCGATCGGCGGTCGAGCGGGTACGAGCAGCTCATGGCGGCCCAGGAGCGAGTCGCCACGGTGGATGCGCGGGCCGAGTTCGCCGAGGCGTTCCTCCGCTGCGAGGCGCTCTTCGAGCTGCTCTCGCCGGACCTTCGTCTCCGAGCGTTCGAGGACGACTACCGCTGGCTTGCCCGGGTGTACGCCTCGATCCAGCCGGTCGCGAATGCCGATGCGCTCCTCTGGCACCGCCTCGGCGCGAAGACCGCCGAACTCCTCGCCGACTACGTCACCGATGTCGTTGTCGGGTCGGGTGGCCTGGAGTCCGTGGCGATCGACGCGGGCACGTTCGAGGCGCTCCGCCAGCTCGAACTGTTCGACGCATCGGTCGTGGTCGGAAGCCTGGCGCCGACCGTCGACGATGTCCTCGACACGATCGAGGCGCGCCTTCGTCGCAAGCTCGCCGGCGAGAGGACGCACCCGGTCTGGCGAACGCTCTCGGAGCGGCTCGAGGAGCTGCGCCGGACCCGCCTCGAAGGCGCGAAGGACTCGGTCGAGTTCCTCAAGCGGCTGCTCGAACTCGCCCGCCAGCTCGTCGGCGCGGAGCGCGCCGAGGCGGACGGTCGGCTCGACGCGTTCGAGGTTCTCGATCCCGACCGCGGCGCCCTCACCCAGATCCTCTCCGAATACGCGCCGCCGGGCACCCCGGCGATCATCGAGCACGTCGTGGAGGAGATCGACGCGATCGTGCGACCGGTCCGCGGCACTGGCTGGCAGGAGAGCCAGCCCGGCGACCGCGAGGTCCGCCGCCAGCTCCGGCTCGTCCTCCGCAACAACGCCCTCCCGCCGGCCGGCGAGCTCTACGACCGCGCCTACGCCTACATCCGCGAGCACTACTGA
- a CDS encoding restriction endonuclease subunit S — translation MREGWRHVRIGDVCKVVVDRADPRELVPGTPYVGLEAMPSGSPRIGVTGAVAEVTSQVTRFSPGDTLFGRLRPYLRKVALAGWDGVCSPEILVLRPSRESVIDEFLYLVACADPLTEWAMASSAGSRMPRTSAADLAAFEFDLPPLAEQRRIVDLIGTLGEITDKSRRLAVAVDTAIDALRDETFSQDGTEAHPLRELCSPDGIQIGPFGSQLHASDYVTDGVPVVMPQDMDAGRISVDAIARVPEEHARRLARHRLQPGDILLARRGDLTKRALVGERERDWLCGTGTVRVRVNQGLPEAVFEALSTRDTNVWLIDHAVGITLPNLNTQIVGSIPVRMPLNTATTVDALREMRSVRMLVENHAHVAFLARSALSSDLLTGRHPIPTTYDRFLDGAA, via the coding sequence ATGCGTGAGGGTTGGCGGCATGTCCGGATAGGCGACGTCTGCAAAGTAGTTGTCGACCGCGCGGATCCGCGTGAACTCGTTCCTGGCACGCCGTATGTCGGTCTGGAAGCAATGCCCTCGGGTTCACCGAGGATCGGCGTTACGGGCGCCGTGGCGGAGGTGACGAGTCAGGTCACCCGTTTCTCACCAGGCGATACCCTTTTCGGCCGGCTTCGCCCCTACCTCCGCAAGGTCGCTCTCGCAGGGTGGGATGGTGTGTGCTCGCCTGAGATTCTCGTGCTTCGCCCGAGCCGAGAGTCGGTCATCGATGAGTTCCTGTACTTGGTCGCATGCGCTGATCCCCTCACCGAATGGGCGATGGCCAGCTCAGCCGGAAGTCGAATGCCGCGCACGAGCGCGGCCGATCTCGCGGCATTCGAGTTCGACCTACCGCCGCTCGCCGAGCAGCGCCGCATCGTCGATCTCATCGGGACGCTGGGAGAGATCACTGACAAGAGCCGGCGGCTAGCGGTCGCCGTCGACACCGCCATCGACGCTCTTCGCGACGAGACCTTCTCCCAGGACGGTACGGAGGCGCATCCCCTGCGGGAACTATGCAGTCCTGACGGGATTCAGATAGGTCCTTTCGGCAGCCAGTTACACGCGAGTGACTACGTCACTGATGGCGTCCCTGTGGTTATGCCTCAGGACATGGACGCGGGGCGCATCTCGGTCGATGCCATTGCACGAGTCCCCGAAGAGCATGCGAGGCGTCTCGCTCGCCATCGGCTTCAGCCGGGGGACATCCTCCTGGCTCGGCGTGGTGATCTTACGAAGCGTGCGCTCGTGGGCGAACGGGAGCGTGACTGGCTTTGTGGGACGGGGACCGTCAGGGTGAGAGTCAACCAGGGTCTGCCCGAAGCCGTGTTCGAGGCCCTCAGCACGCGTGATACCAATGTCTGGCTCATTGACCACGCCGTGGGGATCACCCTCCCCAATCTGAACACTCAGATAGTCGGCAGTATTCCCGTCCGTATGCCGCTCAACACGGCAACTACGGTCGATGCGCTAAGAGAGATGCGCTCGGTGCGGATGCTTGTTGAAAATCACGCTCACGTCGCGTTCCTCGCTCGGTCCGCGCTATCCTCCGACCTCCTCACGGGAAGGCATCCCATTCCGACCACCTACGACCGGTTCCTCGACGGCGCTGCATGA
- a CDS encoding SAM-dependent DNA methyltransferase → MTSQPDPSGLTQQELEGRLWAAANSLRGPVDPADFKAYIFPLLFYKRVSDAWNDEHARAIAEFGSDLTPEIEADYHRFAVPDGCHWSDLRRVSENVGVALQRILDHVQQANPNTLAGIFGDVQWANKEKLPEHALLNLIEAFHTLNLSPARVGHDVLGNAYEYLLRQFADESGKKAGEFFTPRAVVRLLTRILDPQPTDTVYDPAVGSGGMLVEAANEVIEAGGSVRQMRFAGQEVSLTTSAIARMNLFLHDIEDTRIRRGDTLRDPRFLDERGRLERFDIVIANPPFSLKNWGSDVWAHDPWGRPSCGVPPASFGDYAWVQHMVASMKPVTGRVGVVMPHGVLFRGAAEGVIRECLIRSDRLEAIVGLASNLFYSTSIPACLLIFRAEKAPERRGHVLFVDGSKRFAKGRNQNQLRADDVDAIVAAYRNSSGAAATDDIGSRLVPRAEIEANGWDLNIGRYIKGAAAEVIAVATALAELREAQQALRAAEERLAERLREAGYA, encoded by the coding sequence GTGACGAGCCAGCCCGATCCCAGCGGCCTCACCCAGCAGGAGCTCGAAGGTCGCCTCTGGGCCGCCGCGAACAGCCTCCGCGGTCCCGTCGATCCGGCCGACTTCAAGGCGTACATCTTCCCGCTCCTCTTCTACAAGCGGGTCTCGGACGCGTGGAACGACGAGCACGCCCGGGCGATCGCTGAGTTCGGATCAGACCTCACGCCGGAGATCGAGGCCGACTACCACCGCTTCGCGGTGCCTGACGGCTGCCACTGGTCCGATCTCCGCCGCGTCTCCGAGAACGTCGGCGTGGCGCTGCAGCGCATCCTCGACCACGTCCAGCAAGCGAACCCCAATACGCTCGCCGGCATCTTCGGCGACGTCCAGTGGGCGAACAAGGAGAAGCTCCCCGAGCACGCCCTGCTCAACCTCATCGAGGCGTTCCACACCCTCAATCTCAGCCCTGCGCGGGTCGGTCACGACGTCCTCGGCAACGCCTATGAGTACCTGCTCCGCCAGTTCGCCGACGAGTCCGGCAAGAAGGCCGGCGAGTTCTTCACCCCGAGAGCGGTCGTGCGGCTCCTCACCCGCATCCTCGATCCGCAGCCGACCGACACCGTGTACGACCCCGCAGTCGGCTCCGGGGGCATGTTGGTCGAGGCGGCGAACGAGGTGATCGAGGCTGGCGGTTCGGTCCGCCAGATGCGGTTCGCCGGGCAGGAGGTGAGCCTCACTACCTCGGCGATCGCGCGGATGAACCTCTTCCTCCACGACATCGAGGACACCCGAATCCGACGCGGCGACACCCTCCGCGATCCGCGCTTCCTCGACGAGCGGGGCAGGCTCGAACGGTTCGACATCGTCATCGCCAATCCGCCGTTCAGCCTGAAGAACTGGGGCTCCGACGTCTGGGCGCACGATCCATGGGGTCGGCCCTCGTGCGGCGTCCCACCGGCGAGCTTCGGCGACTACGCCTGGGTTCAACACATGGTCGCCTCGATGAAGCCCGTGACCGGACGGGTTGGCGTCGTCATGCCGCACGGGGTGCTCTTTCGCGGCGCAGCCGAGGGCGTCATCCGCGAATGTCTCATCCGATCGGACCGGCTCGAAGCGATCGTCGGCCTTGCCTCGAACCTCTTCTACTCGACCTCGATCCCCGCCTGTCTGCTCATCTTCCGAGCCGAGAAGGCGCCGGAGCGTCGCGGCCACGTCCTGTTCGTCGATGGTTCGAAGCGGTTCGCGAAGGGCCGCAACCAGAACCAGCTCCGAGCAGACGATGTCGATGCGATCGTCGCCGCGTATCGAAACAGCTCTGGCGCTGCGGCCACTGACGACATCGGGAGTCGCCTCGTGCCTCGTGCCGAGATCGAGGCGAACGGCTGGGACCTCAACATCGGCCGCTACATCAAGGGCGCGGCTGCTGAGGTCATCGCCGTTGCCACCGCACTTGCGGAGTTGAGGGAGGCGCAGCAGGCGCTCCGCGCGGCAGAGGAGCGGCTCGCCGAACGGCTTCGCGAGGCAGGCTATGCGTGA